gcccaaagtttaCTGAAGTACTGAGTTTTTACAACGTGTGaaaagccctcccccccccctcagcccCCGTCTTGGGGCCTGCAGTACTGGAGCAGGTAGGGGGGTCTTCAGCAAAGCTGTCTCTGGAGAACATCGCAGCCTATCAGCAGGGAGTGGCTTCTGCCCTGAGGTGATGGGAAAGCAATGGCAGGTGtaaacaaagaaccagcctgACTGAAGCCACCCCAGGTGGTCTAgagcagtggctgcagaggtctgggaGGCTGGCTGCAACACCTTTATGTCAAATTTGATCATGTCTTGAATTTTATGcgtatcattttcttttttatatagcATTCAGCACACATGGCTGTATTCATCACATTTCTTGAATATATGCATAATTGTGAAAGTGTCATCTTTTCNNNNNNNNNNNNNNNNNNNNNNNNNNNNNNNNNNNNNNNNNNNNNNNNNNNNNNNNNNNNNNNNNNNNNNNNNNNNNNNNNNNNNNNNNNNNNNNNNNNNNNNNNNNNNNNNNNNNNNNNNNNNNNNNNNNNNNNNNNNNNNNNNNNNNNNNNNNNNNNNNNNNNNNNNNNNNNNNNNNNNNNNNNNNNNNNNNNNNNNNNNNNNNNNNNNNNNNNNNNNNNNNNNNNNNNNNNNNNNNNNNNNNNNNNNNNNNNNNNNNNNNNNNNNNNNNNNNNNNNNNNNNNNNNNNNNNNNNNNNNNNNNNNNNNNNNNNNNNNNNNNNNNNNNNNNNNNNNNNNNNNNNNNNNNNNNNNNNNNNNNNNNNNNNNNNNNNNNNNNNNNNNNNNNNNNNNNNNNNNNNNNNNNNNNNNNNNNNNNNNNNNNNNNNNNNNNNNNNNNNNNNNNNNNNNNNNNNNNNNNNNNNNNNNNNNNNNNNNNNNNNNNNNNNNNNNNNNNNNNNNNNNNNNNNNNNNNNNNNNNNNNNNNNNNNNNNNNNNNNNNNNNNNNNNNNNNNNNNNNNNNNNNNNNNNNNNNNNNNNNNNNNNNNNNNNNNNNNNNNNNNNNNNNNNNNNNNNNNNNNNNNNNNNNNNNNNNNNNNNNNNNNNNNNNNNNNNNNNNNNNNNNNNNNNNNNNNNNNNNNNNNNNNNNNNNNNNNNNNNNNNNNNNNNNNNNNNNNNNNNNNNNNNNNNNNNNNNNNNNNNNNNNNNNNNNNNNNNNNNNNNNNNNNNNNNNNNNNNNNNNNNNNNNNNNNNNNNCTGGCCtatataatatgataatatgtgtatctatattttatatgtatatatacatatatatacacacacacatatatatatatatatatatatatatcttaagaacacgcacacatacatatatacatatatatatatacatatttatatatacatatttatatatataaatgccttACAAGCATACTAGTAATTAAACAGcatttgaaagctctagaacaaaaagaaatatgaataatCCAGCCTGggatagaaaaagaaacagaataaaacaatacaaataatcaaaGAGGTTATTTATTGACATAATGAATAAGATTGACAAAACTTCCTTAATCACAAattaaaagtcagagagagaatatacaaatttgcaaaattacaaatgaaaagcAGGACATAATGTTGCACATTAAGGAATTCCTGAAAATTATGAGgacattctttaaaaaactgGTATTTAACCAAACTCAAAATCctaaagaaatggataattttcataattattacCAGTTAATggagttaaatcaagatcagacaaCCAAATTAAATATATTGGTTGTCAATTTTTTTATAAGGGCAGAGTCAAACTGAAATCTAAATTACATAAAGACCCAATACATTTAGCGAAttatagaccaatttcccttatgaaatttcaaaaattctcaataaaaccCTTTGAAAATGAATCTAGGAATACATCAAAGagatcatccatcataatcaaaTAAGCTTCATCCCAGAGGTGCGGGGATTCTTCAGCATAtgttaatcaataaataaaatctattatcTAAACAAACTTAAGACAAATCCACATGATTATGATATTAAATGCAGAAAAGGGTTCAGACAAAACTTAATCTTTCCACAAGATGAAAGTCATGGATACAAAAACATACCACAACATACTAAAGGTAGTGTTCAAGTTCATAtgcaatatcaaattaaatgaagagaaaccaaaagcaattttcaaatcaggaacaagaaatCCTTCTCCATACTCTCCTTATCTATATAATTAATTACTTGAACTCTTTCACAGATCAATAAGATTACTGAAAGACATCAAGCatatagaaattggaaaggaagaattaagcatttgtatttgcagatgatatgacactatacataagtgaccctaagtCTTCCACTGGAAAACTGCTACAGCCCTTAAGCAATTCAGCACAGtagctggataaaaaattaactcacaatAATTTGTAGTCTTTCTCTATAATAACAGcaaacagactgagaaacaaACCAAGGACACATCATCATCACAGtattctcaaataatataaaatatcttggattAAATCTAAACAGCCAAGTAAAAATGTGTGTTGTTGTATGATTAAGAATTGCCTTAATAGGCTAACATATCTGAATGCTTACTCATAAGGGTGTGGGTCAACTTGAGAAGGATTTGTTCATCTGTCCTTGGTTGAGCAAGTGTGTCCTTGTCAGAGGATGTATGTCACTAGAAATGCAATGATGGTTCAAAATTCCAAGACAGGCCAaatgtctcttctcttcctgatGCTTACAGAACTGGAGGGAGCACTCTCAACTACTTGCGGAGCACCACGTCTTCTAGGATGCTACTCTGTTCTCCACTCTGATGATAATATACTAAATCTTTGAAGAAGTAAGCAATCTCAAATTAAGTGCTATCTTTAATAAGAGTTTCAGTAGTCATGTATTCTCTTAACAGCAAGAAAATACTAAGAAAACTCATACTACAAAAGCCTTAAGATGTTGATGAAAAAAGTGAAGAATATATCAGATGATGGAAAGAATTCTCATGCTTATATATTAgtaaaattaatacattaaaaatggatATCCTACCAAAAGTGCATTTCCCATATAGTTCaatcccataaaaattccaacacaagctGTCACCAATatttaaagaacaatttttagcttaatatggaaacacaaactcaTTCTCCAACCCAACAATAATCCAAAGAAATCAAAGCCAGAGTAGCTGAAATAACCCTGACAAATAAAACAGATGTAAGAGATATCACCATTGATGACTTTAAAATATGTGACATAATAGTGCACTACAATTAAAGAGATATGTTGCTAATTGGAATCCAGGCATAAATCCACAAACCTATGGAACACCTATAGGTAACTGTTTTTTGATAATGAATTCAGAAAAACACactgaaaaatagaaaacaccttcaacaaatgaTACTAGAAAACTAAATGGCTGCACTTAGAAGAATAATCTATATTGATCCACATAATTGTTCATTGGCTGTACAGAACTTGCCCTGTCTCTTACACTCTGGGGCATTCTAGAGAGCTGACCCACTTCTGACAAGTGGTAGCACTAGGGAGAATGGGCCCTATGCCTGTAGCAGGCACAACAGTGAAGGTGACCCTGGTGGCTACTCTGAGGTGAGCCACTCATGAGGGTGATAGCTCAGAGAGCTGACCCTCCTACTCTCTGTGGTGAGGTGCCCTGGATATGAATGTgatgctttcccctttccccatttgCCACCTGCCCCCTAACTTGTAGTACCACAGTGGAGCTCAGAAAGGCACAGATTAGCTTGGAGGTTATCAGAAAAGGTGAGATGGCCCATCTCTTAGaggctgcagcacttggaagagtAGGCCCTGTGCCTTGACTGATCAGCACACTAGAGCTTACTCTGAAAGTATGTGTGTCACAGATAAAATGACCCTGAGGGCAGGAGAACACTAGAGCTGACTCTGACCTAGATGGAGCAGTGCTAGAGTGCTTGCCCTTGTAGTGCAGAAAGGAAGAGGCAGCTCACTTACCAGATCAAGTACCAACCAGACCCATATCCAAGTCTCTGAGTTCAACCACCACTAAATCTATATCATCTGAGAATGATTAGGAAAGTGCCAATCATGCTGACccaaagcttcaggatctccatgacccagGTTAACAACTGGAAAAAGGGGAGCAGTCTTAGTGAAAATGCAATATTGATGATGACCCAAAAGCCAGAGACCTGGAACCAGACCAATGAATCACTGCATTGAACAGTTACAAGTGAACATGTGTTAAAAAAGGGATAtagtgtgggacacactgtgacatgctttagatttagatttagagACCTTGGAACAATTACCGTTAAATGGTGGGATATTTATATCAAATCATCCTCATCTGGGATTAGCAAGTATATTGCAAGAGGAAGTTTAAGTAATATTTAATCCAGAGATGATGAAGGACACTAAAAAANCAAAGATTTCTAAATTAACATGATCTGTGCATAAGTAAGTCCAGACATGTATGCACCATTCATAGGTATACATGGGTCTAACCAGATGCGGTTCTAGAGTTGAAGGGAGAAATGGACACATTCCACTATCtctaacaaggaaaaaaagatcTCTAATTGTTTAGCACTTTTAAGGGTAAATgtagtttcctccaagggagaCTCATTGTGTAAACAAATTACGATTAAAAGTAGGCTCCATTGGATGCCCAGCAGTGGAtggccaaaagaaaataaatgcaagtgTAATATTAGAAGATCTTCCCACATAATTTGGCATCaaagtttcttctttatttctttaaacttatttttaaaatttttactatgtCCATATGGGAGGACATGGATGGGAGGATAAGGTAGGAAGTACAAGTGAATAGGAAAGTACTAGGttaagaagagggaggggaaattataagtagtataaataatataaaaaacatCTCTccaatacataattaaaaaatgttttgatgtgcatgtgcatatttgtatgtccatattttttctttattttattcaactatgaaaaaaatctgaatattaCTTTCTTCACAGCCTtctttatctgtttgtttctaAGACTATAGATAACAGGGTTTAAGAATGGAGGAACAGTGGTATAAATTACAGAAAGAGTCATATCCTCAACTACTTCTGAGATTGCTGGAGGTCTTAGATATGCATAGGCACCAGAACTAAGAAACAGAGACATCACAATAAAGTGAGGGACACAGGTGGAAAaggctttccctctttctcctttgacAGGAACCTTCAAGACAGCTGATAATATGCGAACGTATGATATAGCAATGAAGGTAAAGCAGCTGCCATCAAGGCCAATGGCAATCAGAAGAATTAAGAGTTTGTTGTTAAAGGTGTCAGTGCAAGAAAGCCTCAGCAAAGAGGGGGTATCACAGAAGAAATTAGGGACTACATTAGAGTGACAAAAGGATAGCTGGAAAGTTTTGAAAGTGTTCATACCTGAAAGGATAAAAGAGGTAAGTAGGGAAGCCAGTGACATCTGAACACAGAATTGATGGTTCATGATCACAGGATAAAGGAGAGGCTTGCAGATGGCTACATAGCGGTCCTGGGCCATGATGGTAAGAAACTGAACCTctacaaatgcacaaaataagaacaaaaagaactgtGCTGCACATCCAGCCAGAGAAATGGTCCTGTGGTCAGTGAGAGAGTTAATACAGGCATTGGGCAGAGTAATAGAAACATAACACATGTCTAAAATGGAGAGAttcctgaggaagaagtacatgggtgtgtacAGGGTCTGGTCAACTGTagtaacaatgatgatgataaggTTTCCTAACAGGCTGCCCAGGTACAGGAGCAGGAACAGCACACTGAGTAGGATCCTGAGCTCCCAAGTCTCAGCAAAAACCTCCAGGAGGAACTCTGTCACCAGAGTGTAGTTGGCCATAGTCTCAAAGAAAAGGTTtatctgaaagagaaaaacagcatCTGAGAATAACTTAAATTAATGGATAAATCACTAGCATTCCtcttaaaagtgtttatttttgttctttaaaccAGANTTTAAGTGTGAAAAATCAAGTATTTAGTATGCTTAGTTGTTAATATACTATATGTGGCTGTCTGTCAAATTGTATGGTATGATGTTAAGCCCTTACAATTAATTNNNNNNNNNNNNNNNNNNNNNNNNNNNNNNNNNNNNNNNNNNNNNNNNNNNNNNNNNNNNNNNNNNNNNNNNNNNNNNNNNNNNNNNNNNNNNNNNNNNNNNNNNNNNNNNNNNNNNNNNNNNNNNNNNNNNNNNNNNNNNNNNNNNNNNNNNNNNNNNNNNNNNggaggcagaggcaggtggagttctgagttcaaggctagcctggtctacaaagttagttccaggccaacaaggtctatacagagaaactctgtctcaaaaaaaaaaaaaaaaaaaaaaaaaaaaaactatttatgtatttattatcatgtatgcatttacatatgaaatgtatttatattctATGATTAtttcatacactcacatacacggTATATATATGGAGGGATGTTGGAAATGAGTGAATGTGAGAGACAAGgacataaaaagacagactaggaaagagaaatatatatgatcaaaatagaAGTGTGTGCGGGAGACTTTCAGAATAAGCCATTTTCCTGGAATTAACTTTACATGCTTGAtgcagaattttctctttttggaGAAACCTTGGGATTTCTAGAAATTCACTCATATTATAGATGATGATTTCAATCTCTTGAAACTGATTTTTTTGGACTTATGAGTAGTATGTTCATACACATCCACAGTAACACCTGAAATATTACTCTGCTAGCTGAATCCTAGAACAAAGACTACTTTGCACATAAAGCTAAACATGATACAATGCATGATAGCTTTTGTGTCTTTAACAGTTTTACTCAAGTGTAGCTGATGTCAAACTACACTATGGAATCCCACACACCATGTTTTCCTAGTCGGGATTAACTGTCAAGTTCCCTGAAAAATGCATGATATAAAAACACAGTTCTAAAATTTATGATCAAGTAGAGAGGTGTTAATGTGAAAAGTTCAAATTGCATGAAATTAAAGGTAAATTCCCATTAACATAGTGAAATAAGGTAACACTTTTTATCAATTCCTCATGAGAATTCTTAATGAATCTAcctgttataaaatattaatgttataaaattttatatattatagatgttataaaatgtcataaaattaaTTGGAGACAAAAGAGCTTAAGTGTTGAGCAAAGCGGCTATGAAAAAGAGAGAGGCAAGTAAGAAAGCAATGGCAAGTGATGAGATAGAGACTGTTACTCTTttccatggaaagagttacatgtatttaataatttattttggcAACTTCAAAATTCTAACagaatgaaattcacaaaggttaaagaaaacattacttaaccaggaggtggtggctcacacctttaatcccagcactggggaggcagagacaggtgaatttctgagtctaaggtcagcctggtctacagagtgagttccaggacagcctgggctatacagagaaaccctgtctcaaaacaaaacaaaacaaaacaaaacaaaacaaaacaaaacaaacaaactaacaaaaaagcacaacacaacaaaacaaaaaaagaataaagaaaaagaaaaccttactTAGAGATGTGAGCTCAAGAACATTAAGCAATGTAATTCTTACTTAATTTATCTAAAAtggtattaaaatgttttatcaaATGCAGAAAAAGCAAACATATTATTCCAAGTAGATAAACTAGAATGACATCTATTGAATAGATCATCATATCTgtactatattatattttaaagatatccATCAAGATCACAATATAAAATACTGACAAAGTGAGCTgtatggttaaaaataaaactaaattaaatagtAGGTCACCTAAAAcatttttgagttttagtaaaaaAATACAGGATACAGGTTTTTTCAGTAGATGCATGTCTTCCCAAGCGTTTACAAACCTTGTTATATGTTCTGAGTCACCTATAGTAGCAGTGTACATTGAGAATAACTGGGAATCAGATCAGGAAGCAGCATCCACCACATTTTAGTGATATCTGCAGTATGCTTCCCAAAGGAAGGGTGGTCATCACCTACAACAGAGCATCCTTTCACACAGGTCCATGACAGCATGTCAGGATGATTATGATACACCAGTTTTTGGACAAAGTATAGGTTGATATTGTGCTTAAATCCACAGGATATTGAACAGCTAGATTTAGCTACTTTTAGAAAGTGTCATCTGAATaaatattgtacatttttaaTATCTATGCAAAGATTTCAAACTCTATTTATATACTtccaatataaaaattatgttggAAGATAAACGACAATATAGTAAGCAGACAGTATGCACAAAGTGGTGTTACGTTTGGTCTTTGAGAAGTTTGCACCACAGCTACAGAGGAATTATTCAACTGCAGCTGAGGTAAGTGGCTACTAAGACCCTGAATAGATTTATAATATTGTTGTGCTTGGGAGATCCTTTACAATTGCTCCAAAACAGCACAAATCTTAGCTTTACATGAAAAAGCGATTCAACCTGCGATCATCACAGTAAGTGAATAaaccagacacagaaaaacaattgcatgttttctttcatttgtggatCCTATATTCCATACAAATTAACTGTCTGTTCATATATCTATCCATCAATTAATCTAGTATAGACTATGTATATATTTGGGGGAAGAAATGATACCATTTGGAGGGATGGAGAAAGTGGTGTGTACAAGAGTGAATATGGTTAAAgtatagaatatatttataatagaatattgttgtgaaataaaaaaagacattacTAGATTCCGTGACCATTTCAAATTAGAAAGGCACCAAAAGATCTAATTAAAATTATAGCTATCTTTGCTTTCAACATCTGAGCATCTGATTATCAAAGAAACTGgcagatattaaataaatatccaaatgaaaatatttaaaagattttcagaTTCAGCCTTCAATAGCATTGAAACTCAATTTAAAATTCGTAAGTGTGAACACTACACACCAATAGAATCTAagagaaatatatgaaaaaatttcatgaaaatatcaCATGTATAAATGCACACAAAGTATTCTCTATCAATAAAATTCTTCAGGTACTTAGCGTGGTAATCACCAGTCTAAAGCCACCTGCCTTCCAACTTTCATCCATGTGCAACAATATGGGTGGTCCTGGACAAAACTACACTGAGTGAAACAAGTCTGGTACATCATATGCAGAGGCAAAATAAGTTTTATGTTAAAAGACAAATCAAATTACTCTATATTCCTTTTCCAACTCCAAAATTAATAAGAAATAGatggcaaaatagaaaaaagtCCTAAATGtctataatttacattttaaagatatattaaagaaatgagaaacaacTTAGAAAACAATCAAGTCAAAGAAGTGTATTATGACAATTATTGTAGTCAGCAAGTTCATCACTAAAAGAcagttaataataaaaaactacCACCattaaataataatgttaaagaagaaaaacaaaaatcaatttttataaaaattttaaaaccaatatactaacacaaaataatgaaaaatatacaagttatataaatataattattaaaggaTATGACAATGATAGTCAACTAATGACTATTGAGAAGAGGAACACTAGCTGCTTCTAAGATGGAACTCCCTGAGACTATATAAACgcaatgaacaaaatatatgacTTCTTCAGGTTGTgcttgcatttatatatatatatatatatatatatatatatatatatatatatatataatatatattatatgatatatatattatatatacatcatatatatctgtggttgtgtgtgtggttgtgtgtgtatctgtgagtgtgtttttttgtgtgtgtatctgaatgtgcatgtgtgtaataataaagaaaacaccatCAAGTTGAGAGTAGAATGATTACAAGGGGGTGGAGTAAGGGGACATAGAAATACctacagacacaaaagaaaaataggggAATGATGTAAtactatattaaattaaaattattaaaagaagaGTCAAAATGATAGCACAGAAATAAAACGAACTAAATTAAATACACGTATGCCAACAAGTTCCATAATCAAATGTGAATTGATTTACAGAATTATGCATCTTATATAGActtacctttttgttttgtttgttttttttgctttgttttgtttgttttgttttgttttgtttcaagacagggtcttactatgtagctgtcctggaattcactttgtagaccaggctggcctcaaactcaaaaatctgcctgactctgcatctcaagtgctgggattaaaggcatgcgccaccacgaccAGCCAATTTACCTTTCTTCAATCACTAGGAAGATATTTTAGTTTCAGAAAGCATAAGTAATAGATAAGGACACTGTTTAATAATTTATTGatctaaaaacatttaaagattacACGGATTTCAAGcataaattcaataaaattgagaaaaattttatttctaaaatgataaACACCCATAAAGTAATATTGATGTTTTCAAGacttaaataacaaaacaagaaaatgaaacaaaaataaaatgaatgccaGTGAATAATTTTGATCAAGTTTAAATTAGTAAACAAgttatttatagattttatatttaGTCCATTAAACATGTCAAATTTCTTCATCAAATTTAGATTATCCTTGTATTGGAGAAAATTTCAACCTAGGCAGTCAATGTTCTTGACATACTAATAGAAGTGAAGATAAAAATCATATGCCAATTTTGAAAattcagaaacacattttataatattcaataccattcatttataaaacttttatCTTCTATAGAAGGGATTATTTGTACTGTGAAAGTATAAAATCTTCTCCTAAGGTTTGAGCCAAGGAAAAATTTATACTCTTGTTTTTAGAACATCCACTGAACATAATATTGGAAACTTTTTTTGGAGCTAtcattcaaaaaaataaaataaaataaaattaagttaccTGCAGTACCCCATTATTGttaattgttttgttctttataatttttttaaagattacattGTAATTACATTTCTCACTCCAAAGGACCTCCCTTAAATACAGTCCTACTCTTCTTCATAATGATAATCTATATTTTCAACTGGTTATTATAGCATTCATAAATtatttgtatgcacatatatatttttgttaagCTTGTACAATCTGGATATGTTTTGTATATAGGTTTTAAAGAATAGACATTTTGCATTAGACAACCAATGTAATACTTTTAACATGTCTCTTTAAAAACCTGTTACCATTAATAAAATTCTAATATTACAGTTTTAATTAGCAAAATTTAATATCCATGTACAAAAACAATCTGGCAATATTTTTAATTCCTGTTGAAATCTGTAAgtaaatttattacattttaatgatCTGAATGTTTCCTCTAATGTTGGATATTGATATTTGTATACTTATAGGATTGGTATAAATCAGATGCATTTAAcactttaattaaattttaaaaacttgaaaaaatatacaaatatttgtgtCAACATCGTGTATAGTAGCCAATGGTGGAGGAAACACTGAATGCAAAAGACAAATGTCTACTTTAATGAAACAATTCAAGGTCTTCATAAGCctagagaaaataatgaattctCTGGGAGTAATAACATATACTAAcacttttttcttacttttccctTAGATTTATGACACACAAGATCTTGAGCAAATTGAGATATGTATCACATGGCATTTCTATAATATGTTGAACAATGAAGGTGTTATAAGCTAGATTTAccaatattatttttgttaattttactgatattaataaatataacattaatatAAATGCTCACAAGTAGATTAATTTCACACCTTCATAAGTGAGGAAACACTGGAATGAATTGACTAGGAAATGACTTGAATGATTTAAGGCTGATATtgatacttggaaaaaaaatacatagagatactgaaaatcatttcaaaaatctTAGACACCATTGCATTCCCAGTTCTAGATCTGTTTTTGGATAAACCAAACTCAAAGTGGCTACATAAATATCTGACACCTAGTAATGAGTTTCTATATAGAAATCTTTAGAATAGTGTacagaactttctttttaaaattattttattaaatattttcttcatttacatttcaaatgttatcccgaacgtcccctataccctccccctaccctgctcccctgctcactcattcccatttcttggccctggtgttcccctatatggggcctataaagtttgcaagaccaaggggcctctcctcccaatgatggcctactaggccatcttctgctatatatatgcagatagagacacgagctctgggggtagtgattagttcatattgttgttccacctatagggttgcagaccccttcacttCTTCTGTGAAACCAGTGCATTATCTTCTCACATCTCTTCCTCCAAATCCTTATGAACATAAGTTGTGTGTCATCTTTACTAAAtcttcttaaatttaaatatagacaCATTTAAAACAAGATATTATTCCATCTGTAAGTATAATTTATAAACTTGTGAAATCTAATAAGTTTTAAATCATTCTTAAAGGTGATCATTTCATGTTTATgaataataaagttaaattttataaatgGTCTTTAtcaatttactttaaattttattacttgtattttaaactattaaaaaaattctTGGTTTTCCAGTGAAAGCCATGCATATTTGAAATGGAATGTTAAAGAGAATGAACATTCTCTTTATCAATATTTATGAGTGGATTTGTATAATTGATACATGAAGCATCATttatctcttttaaaagaaactggggtagggaagaggtgtgggatgtggaacagtaggagggtggatggggaggggtggggaatggaatatggagtgtaaaaattgaattacaaataaaattaaatttgaaaagagaaattgTATATGATTTCCACATATTAAATATGAATTTCTAGtgaaattaaatatcaaaatacattaagaaaagTGTTCATGATTCAG
The sequence above is a segment of the Mus pahari unplaced genomic scaffold, PAHARI_EIJ_v1.1 scaffold_13050_1, whole genome shotgun sequence genome. Coding sequences within it:
- the LOC110315239 gene encoding olfactory receptor 14C36-like, producing the protein MANYTLVTEFLLEVFAETWELRILLSVLFLLLYLGSLLGNLIIIIVTTVDQTLYTPMYFFLRNLSILDMCYVSITLPNACINSLTDHRTISLAGCAAQFFLFLFCAFVEVQFLTIMAQDRYVAICKPLLYPVIMNHQFCVQMSLASLLTSFILSGMNTFKTFQLSFCHSNVVPNFFCDTPSLLRLSCTDTFNNKLLILLIAIGLDGSCFTFIAISYVRILSAVLKVPVKGERGKAFSTCVPHFIVMSLFLSSGAYAYLRPPAISEVVEDMTLSVIYTTVPPFLNPVIYSLRNKQIKKAVKKVIFRFFS